TCCTGGCAGCTGTCCGTCCGCCCCGCACCCGCAATCTGACACTCCGTCGAACATCCCGAAAGGAAACCCAACAGCCATGACCACCGCCCCCGCCCGCACCGCGCAGGACGACTACACCACCGTCCGCACCGCCATCGGCGTCTACCGGATCACCGCCCCGCTGGTCCGCGTCTCCGGCGGCGACCGCTACGAGTTCCTCGACCTCTTCCTGGCGAAGTCCAGCGAGTACGTCGAGCCGGACTCCGTCCGCGAGGCCCTGGCGCTGAACGCCGACGGCTCGCCGTTCGCGATCCTGCTGCACTTCGAGATCGGCGACGACTCCTGGCTGCTGCCCCGCACCCCCGTCACCGCCGAGCAGCTCACCGCCTACCTGGAGGCGCTGGACGCGCCGTCCGACGTCACCGTCGAGGTCGAGCCCGAGGGCTGGGGCGCCAGCGCCTTCGAGGGCCCGCAGGCCTGGGCCGCCGCCGCGAAGTTCGTCGAGTTCGACGTCTCCGGCCTCACCCTGCACGGCGTCACCGAGTCCGCCGTCCCCGGCGAGCCCGCCGCGCTGGCCCACCTCGCCCGGGTCGGCACCACCGGCGAGTACGGCTACCTGCTGCTCTCCAACGCCCCCGAGGCCGGCCACGCCGCGGCCGTCGAGGCGGTCGTCGCCGAGGGCGGCGCCGAGGTCGGCGAGCAGGGCCTGGCCCGGGTCCAGGCCGAGGCCGGCATGGCCGTCTACGCCGCGGGCTTCGCCGGCCTGCCGGTGCACGAGGCCGACCTGGCCTGGATGGTCGACTGGAACCGGATCGGCGAGTTCCAGGGCTCCGACGAGCTGGTCAAGCCCACCGCCGAGACCGCCCGGGTCACCGCCCTCGCCGCCCCCGCCGGCGCGACCGTGACCGTCGGCTCCGCCGTCACCGCCGGTGGCCAGCAGGTCGGCACCGTGGTCTGGCAGGCCCCGTCCGCCAACGCCGACGAGGAACTGGTCGTCGCCCTGCTGGACGCCCCGTTCTGGGTCCCCGGCCTGGAGCTCTCCGGCACCACCGAGGACGGTGCGGCGGCCCCGCTGCGCACCGTCACCCAGCCCCGCGTCATCGCCCGCTCGCTGACCACCCGGATCCACTGATGACCAACACCACGACCGAACGCATCGCCCTCACCGGGCTCGGCCTGATCACCGGCGCCGGCGACGACGTCGAGAAGAGCTGGGCCGCGATCTCCCAGGGCATCTCCGGGATCAAGACCAACACCCTCTTCGACACCACCGAGCTGCTCACCGACTGGGCCGGCATGATCACCGCCGAGCAGCCCGCCGACCTCGACCGCTGCTACGCGCTGGCGGCCACCGCGATCCGCGAGGCCCTGCGCAACTCCGGCCTCGACCTGGACACCGTGGACCGCGACCGGGTCGCCGTGGTGGTCGGCTCCAGCCTCGGCGCGATGCCGACGCTGGAGAGCGTCCACCGGGACCTGGTCAAGGACGGCAAGCTGGACGCGGCGGCCGCCGCCGCCTCCCAACTCCCCTGCGTGGGCG
The DNA window shown above is from Streptomyces sp. TLI_171 and carries:
- a CDS encoding glycine cleavage system protein T, translated to MTTAPARTAQDDYTTVRTAIGVYRITAPLVRVSGGDRYEFLDLFLAKSSEYVEPDSVREALALNADGSPFAILLHFEIGDDSWLLPRTPVTAEQLTAYLEALDAPSDVTVEVEPEGWGASAFEGPQAWAAAAKFVEFDVSGLTLHGVTESAVPGEPAALAHLARVGTTGEYGYLLLSNAPEAGHAAAVEAVVAEGGAEVGEQGLARVQAEAGMAVYAAGFAGLPVHEADLAWMVDWNRIGEFQGSDELVKPTAETARVTALAAPAGATVTVGSAVTAGGQQVGTVVWQAPSANADEELVVALLDAPFWVPGLELSGTTEDGAAAPLRTVTQPRVIARSLTTRIH